The segment TCAGCAACGGTACTCCCCTCAGAATCCACCCAACTGCATCAATTACGGCGACTCTGGGAACGGGAAGCTATCTTAACCAATTGTGTATTGTTCCTCGAATGTGACTCTCTGAACATGGGAGATACACTAGGAGTATCACTGATTTCTCAATTTATTGCTGAAATCAGTACACCTGTAATCCTAAGTAGTCAACAGCGACTTCCCGTAACAGAACGCTCCCTAACCACTTACGATATACCCAAACTCACTCCCCAAGAACAACGTTCCCTATTTTTCACCTATCTAGCAGACAAAGGAAGCGAACTCAATGGCGAGGTTAATCGCTTAATCGCCCAATTCAATCTCAGCCAAAGTGCGATTCATTCCGTCTGTACCCAAGCCATCCATCAGGTTAATCGCAATGATCACACCAATTTAGGAACAACCCTGTGGAATACCAGCCGCCACCAAGCCCGTCCCCGCCTAGATGCACTCGCCCAACGCATTGAAACGCCAATGACGTGGGATGACCTGATTCTGCCAGAATCCCAACTCAAAACCCTGAAGGAAATTGTCGCCCACACCCGCCAACGCGCCAAAGTCTACCAGGATTGGGGAATGGGGGGAAAACAGAGTCGGGGACTGGGACTAACTGCGTTATTCTATGGTCAAAGTGGTACAGGTAAAACCACTGCTGCTGAAATTATTGCCAAAGAACTGCACCTCGATTTGTACCGCATTGATCTGAGTGCAGTTGTCAGTAAATATATCGGAGAAACGGAGAAAAACCTAGCTCAAATCTTTGACGCGGCTGAAGTCGGCGGTGTAGTCCTATTATTCGACGAAGCCGACTCTTTATTTGCCAAACGCGGTCAAGTCAAAGACGCCCGCGATCGCTATGCTAACCAAGAAGTCAGTTATCTACTCCAACGCTTAGAAAACTATCAAGGGTTGGCGATTCTCACAACCAACTTAAGAGACTCCATTGACTCAGCTTTTGAGCGACGGTTGCGTTTTGTGCTGGAATTTCCTTTCCCAGATGCAATACAACGAGAGCAGATTTGGCGGCGCGTCTTTCCCAA is part of the Coleofasciculus chthonoplastes PCC 7420 genome and harbors:
- a CDS encoding ATP-binding protein, whose product is MTSTAIDWYKANYQYLMTSVNRVYRHLECYISQKQNQTTDPNPNLPPPETPNSAIPFALDILCTQFGLSACDRDILLLCVGMELDPDFPSLCRQASGDSQINYPTLSLALSVLPNISLSVLGRQSPLQYWQLIEIAPGVTLTQSPLRIDSRILCYLLGEPSIDAQLDERVKPLDLGLTGELALPPSHQQIAQIIASAWSESTLTSKLPIIELSGSDLTTKRRIAAEATTLFGCSIRRMSATVLPSESTQLHQLRRLWEREAILTNCVLFLECDSLNMGDTLGVSLISQFIAEISTPVILSSQQRLPVTERSLTTYDIPKLTPQEQRSLFFTYLADKGSELNGEVNRLIAQFNLSQSAIHSVCTQAIHQVNRNDHTNLGTTLWNTSRHQARPRLDALAQRIETPMTWDDLILPESQLKTLKEIVAHTRQRAKVYQDWGMGGKQSRGLGLTALFYGQSGTGKTTAAEIIAKELHLDLYRIDLSAVVSKYIGETEKNLAQIFDAAEVGGVVLLFDEADSLFAKRGQVKDARDRYANQEVSYLLQRLENYQGLAILTTNLRDSIDSAFERRLRFVLEFPFPDAIQREQIWRRVFPKSTPTRRLNFEKLARLAVSGGSIHNIALAAAFLAAEASEPVGMKHLLAAAQTEGIKMQNELQRLTLLKSLFLTLPRS